Below is a window of Leifsonia sp. NPDC080035 DNA.
CCGACGCCGATGTCCAGGATCTTGGTCGTCGGGTTCTCCTTGAGGCCGACGCGGGCGAGCAGCTCGGCCGCCGCCGCGTTGGTCTTGTTCCAGTCGATGAGCCCGGCGAACCCCTTCACCTCGTTGCCGAGGAAGATGTTCTCGGCAATCGAGAGGTAGGGGCTGAGCGCCAGCTCCTGGTGGATGATGACGATGCCCTCTGCCTCGCTGTCGCGGATGGAGCCGAACTCCATCACGCGGTCCTCGAAGACGATGTCTCCGTCGTAGCTGCCGAAGGGATACACCCCGGACAGCACCTTCATGAGCGTCGACTTCCCCGCGCCGTTCTCCCCGCAGATGGCGTGAACCTCGCCGCGCGAGACGGCGATGGTCACGTCCTGCAGCGCTTTCACGCCGGGGAACGTCTTGGTGATGCCGCGCATCTCCAGAATGTTGGAGCTGGTCACTTCAGCTGCGCCTTTCTCCGGTGAAAGGCGGGCGGGGCGACCGGACGCCCCGCCCGCGGTCGGTCAACCCTTGATCTGCTTCTCGGTGTAGTAGCCGCCGTCGATCAGGACCGGCTGGATCTGGTCCTTCGTCACGATGACCGGCTCCAGGAGGTAGGACGGGACGACCTTCTTGCCGTTGTCGTAGGTCTTCGTGTCGTTGACCTCCGGCTTGTCGCCGCCGAGCACGGCCTTCGCCATCGAGACGGCCTCCTTGGCCAGCTCGCGGGTGTCCTTGTAGATGGTCGCGTACTGCTCGCCGGACTCGATCGCCTTGACCGAGTCGAGCTCGGCGTCCTGACCGGTGATGATCGGGAACTTGTCGCCGACCGAGTAGCCGGCGTCGGTCAGCGCGGAGATGATTCCGCGGGAGAGGCCGTCGTAGGGCGAGAGCACGGCGTCGACCTTCGAGCCGTCGGAGTATGTCTTGGTGAGGATGTCCTCCATGCGGCTCTGGGCGACCTCGCCGTCCCAGCGGAGCGTCGCGACGGTGTTGAAGTCGGTCTGCTTGCTCTTGACCACGAGCGTGCCGTCGTCGAGGTACGGCTTCAGCGTGTCCATCGCGCCCTTGTAGAAGAAGGTGGCGTTGTTGTCGTCGGGGCTGCCGGCGAAAACCTCGATGTTGAACGGGCCCTTGGGAGCGCTCGCCGCCTTCTTGCCTTCGAGGTCGGTCAGCTTCAGGCCGGCCAGGAGCGAGTTGGCCTGCTGCACGCCGACCTTGTAGTTGTCGAAGGTCGCGTAGTAGTCCACGTTCTCGGAGTCGCGGATGAGGCGGTCGTAGGCGATCACCTTGATGTCGCTGTCGGCGGCCTCCTGCAGCACGTTGGTGAGGGTCGTGCCGTCGATGGAGGCGATGATGAGCGCCTTCGCGCCCTTGGTGATCATGTTCTCGAGCTGCGACACCTGGGTCGGGATGTCGTCCTCCGCGTACTGCAGGTCGACGGTGTAGCCCGCGTCCTCCAGCTGCTTCTTGACGTTGTTGCCGTCGGCGATCCAGCGCTCGGACGACTTGGTGGGCATCGCGACGCCGATGAGGCCGCCGTCTCCACCTCCGTCGCCGGACGACGAGCCGGACGAGGACGAGCATGCCGCGAGCGACACGGCGAGGGCGCCGGTGGCCAGACCGGCTGTGATGAGGCGGGTGAGCTTGCGCACTGTGAATCCTTCTCCGTTGAATGCAGTGGTCGGCAGGACGCCGTGTGAGCGATCATATGAGCGCTCACATGGGGAAGATGTTCGCCCATCCTTCGGTCGCGTGTCAACCGTTTCTCCCAGAAATGTGACCGGTCAACGTGCCCGCCGCGCATCCCGCGCCGCCTCCGCGGCCGCCGAAGGGCACGTTGTTGTCGCTTTCGGGCGCCGAAAGTGACAACGACGTGCCCCTCGCGCGACGCGGGGCGGCGCGCGGCGGGTCGGCGGGGCGGCGCGCGCCGGGTCGGCGCGCGGCGCGTCAGCGGGCCGGCGCGGGGCCCGTGGAGCCGCGGACGATCAGCTCCGGCGCGGGGAACGGCGCCTCGAGCGGCGCCTGGCCCTCGATGGCCGCGAGCAGCACCGCGATAGTGCGGCGCCCCACCTCGGCGAAGTCCTGGCGGACCGTCGTGAGCGGCGGCAGGTAGTACGCGGCCTCCGGCACGTCGTCGAAGCCGATCACGCTCACGTCCTCCGGCACGCGCACGCCCGCGTCGTAGAGCGCGCGGATGAGGCCGAGCGCCATGTGGTCGTTGCCGGCGAAGATCGCGGTGAACGACCGCGCGCCGATCAGCTCCCGGCCGACGCGGTAGCCCCGCTCCGCGGTCCAGTCGCCGAGCAGCGGCGGCCGGGTCTCCAGGTCGGCGGCGGACATCTCGCGCAGGTAGCCGGTCATCCGCGCCTCGGCCTCGATCCAGTCCTGAGGTCCGGCGAGGTGGATGATCTCCGTGTGGCCCAGCTCGATCAGGTGCCGCACCGCCCGCCGGGCGCCCTCGATCTGGTCGGCGCCGAGTGCCGTGGGCGAGGAGGTGGGCGACGCCTGCAGAGTGAGGTGCGGGATGCGCAGGGTGGCAGCGTCCAGCACCCGGGACACCCGGATCTGCGGAGCGATCACGACGATCCCCTCGACGCCCTGCTCCAGCAGGTGCCCGAGGCCGGAGCGGATGGACGCCTCGTCGCGGCCGTCGATGTTGGCCGTGACGGTCAGGTAGCCTGCAGCGCGCGCGGCGACCTCGATCGCCTGGATGCTCGAGGCCGGACCCCAGAGCAGGCTCTCCGCGGAGAGGATCCCGACGGTGCGTGTCCGGCTGGTCACGAGCGCGCGCGCCGCGGAGCTCGGCCGGTAGTCCAGCTGCTCCATCGCCGCGAGCACGCGGTCCCTGGTCTCGGCGCGCAGGCTCGGGTGGTCGTTGAGCACGCGCGAGACGGTCTGGTGCGACACTCCCGCGGCTCGCGCGACGTCGTAGATGGTCGGCGCGCGATCCGTCGGCGACGACTCGGACATCGAAACCCCTTCAGTGGTAACGGACGCTACCCTATGGGATCAGGCCGTGTGAGCGCTAACGCAGTCCGCTCGCACCCCCGTCGCGGTCACTGTCGCCATCGCTTCCGGAGTTGTTCACGCTCCGCCGCGGCGTGTTGCGGGAAGAACTCCGGAAGCGATGGCGGGGACGCCGTCAGCGCACGGTGAAGGGTGCGCCGAGGAGGTCGGCGGGGCGCGAAGACGAGCCGACCAGCAGCTCGAAGTCACCCGCCTCGACCAGGCGGACGCCGTCCGCGTCCACGATCGTGCACTCCGCGACCGGGAGCGTCAGCCGCACCCGCGCGAACTCGCCGGGCGCGAGGTCCACCTGGCGGTACGCCTTCAGCTCGCGATCCGTCCAGCTCACGCTCGTGACCGTGTCCCGCACGTACAGCTGCACGGTCTCCCGCGCCGGGCGGTCGCCGGTGTTGCGCACCGTG
It encodes the following:
- the chvE gene encoding multiple monosaccharide ABC transporter substrate-binding protein, whose amino-acid sequence is MRKLTRLITAGLATGALAVSLAACSSSSGSSSGDGGGDGGLIGVAMPTKSSERWIADGNNVKKQLEDAGYTVDLQYAEDDIPTQVSQLENMITKGAKALIIASIDGTTLTNVLQEAADSDIKVIAYDRLIRDSENVDYYATFDNYKVGVQQANSLLAGLKLTDLEGKKAASAPKGPFNIEVFAGSPDDNNATFFYKGAMDTLKPYLDDGTLVVKSKQTDFNTVATLRWDGEVAQSRMEDILTKTYSDGSKVDAVLSPYDGLSRGIISALTDAGYSVGDKFPIITGQDAELDSVKAIESGEQYATIYKDTRELAKEAVSMAKAVLGGDKPEVNDTKTYDNGKKVVPSYLLEPVIVTKDQIQPVLIDGGYYTEKQIKG
- a CDS encoding LacI family DNA-binding transcriptional regulator yields the protein MSESSPTDRAPTIYDVARAAGVSHQTVSRVLNDHPSLRAETRDRVLAAMEQLDYRPSSAARALVTSRTRTVGILSAESLLWGPASSIQAIEVAARAAGYLTVTANIDGRDEASIRSGLGHLLEQGVEGIVVIAPQIRVSRVLDAATLRIPHLTLQASPTSSPTALGADQIEGARRAVRHLIELGHTEIIHLAGPQDWIEAEARMTGYLREMSAADLETRPPLLGDWTAERGYRVGRELIGARSFTAIFAGNDHMALGLIRALYDAGVRVPEDVSVIGFDDVPEAAYYLPPLTTVRQDFAEVGRRTIAVLLAAIEGQAPLEAPFPAPELIVRGSTGPAPAR